One part of the Treponema sp. OMZ 787 genome encodes these proteins:
- the pth gene encoding aminoacyl-tRNA hydrolase, which produces MIDLIVFLGNYGKKYENTRHNAAWVLCDSIEIGSNAVWQGKFKGQYAKLPSSMTGGRAVHILKPETYMNLSGESVIAAASFFRLKPENILIVHDELEIKPGILSFKWSGGLGGHNGLRSIKSVLNTADFFRLRIGIGRPDFSSQGGDSSPDISGYVLSRFAQSELETIKSQVSNANSFFKELLEADEPQTLIKKWAKVMPPQN; this is translated from the coding sequence ATGATAGACTTAATCGTTTTTTTAGGCAATTACGGAAAAAAATACGAAAATACAAGGCATAATGCAGCTTGGGTTTTATGCGATTCAATAGAAATAGGCTCAAATGCTGTGTGGCAGGGCAAATTTAAGGGGCAATATGCAAAACTGCCTTCTTCTATGACAGGCGGCAGGGCTGTACACATTTTAAAACCCGAAACCTATATGAACCTGTCGGGGGAAAGCGTAATAGCGGCCGCCTCTTTTTTCAGGTTAAAACCTGAAAATATTTTAATCGTACATGATGAGCTGGAAATCAAACCCGGCATTCTCAGTTTTAAGTGGTCAGGCGGCCTTGGCGGGCACAACGGTTTGAGATCGATAAAATCGGTTTTAAACACGGCAGATTTTTTCCGCCTGCGGATAGGAATAGGCCGGCCGGATTTTTCTTCCCAGGGAGGAGATTCTTCTCCGGATATTTCCGGCTATGTACTTTCCCGCTTCGCACAATCCGAATTGGAGACCATAAAAAGCCAGGTATCCAATGCAAATTCTTTTTTTAAAGAATTATTGGAAGCTGATGAGCCTCAAACTCTTATAAAAAAATGGGCCAAGGTGATGCCGCCCCAAAATTAA
- the lptB gene encoding LPS export ABC transporter ATP-binding protein, whose amino-acid sequence MFDAKSILKVEGLNKFFRKKHAVKDVSFSMYQGEIVGLLGPNGAGKTTTFYMIVGFYKPNSGNIYLDGNRITNLPMYKRAHAGISYLPQEASVFRKLTVEQNIYAILETRKDLSKEQKTEKLEFLLEEFGIKANRKQQAYTLSGGERRRTEIARALAIEPKFLLLDEPFAGIDPIAVHDIKSIVRILADQGIGILITDHNVRDTLEITDRAYIIGSGEIVEQGSRDEILNSEIARKIYLGEEFRM is encoded by the coding sequence ATGTTTGACGCAAAAAGTATTTTAAAAGTTGAGGGATTAAACAAATTTTTTAGAAAAAAACACGCAGTAAAGGATGTAAGCTTTTCGATGTACCAGGGAGAAATTGTAGGCCTTTTGGGCCCTAATGGTGCAGGAAAAACTACCACATTCTATATGATTGTAGGTTTTTATAAACCGAATTCAGGGAACATATATTTGGACGGTAATAGAATAACAAACTTACCAATGTATAAAAGAGCCCACGCAGGAATTTCATATTTACCGCAAGAAGCTTCGGTTTTTAGAAAGCTGACTGTAGAACAAAATATTTACGCAATTTTGGAAACAAGAAAGGATCTTTCCAAAGAGCAAAAAACGGAAAAACTGGAATTTCTTCTTGAGGAATTCGGAATTAAGGCAAACAGAAAACAGCAAGCCTATACCCTCTCCGGAGGAGAAAGAAGACGAACCGAAATAGCCAGAGCCTTGGCCATCGAACCTAAGTTTTTGCTTTTAGACGAGCCCTTTGCCGGAATAGACCCGATTGCCGTACACGATATTAAAAGCATAGTCCGTATCTTAGCCGATCAGGGTATAGGTATTTTAATAACAGATCACAATGTCCGTGACACCTTGGAGATAACCGACAGGGCCTACATAATAGGCAGCGGAGAAATTGTAGAGCAAGGCTCACGGGATGAAATCTTAAATTCCGAAATTGCCCGAAAAATATATCTTGGTGAAGAATTCAGAATGTAA
- a CDS encoding LptA/OstA family protein, translating into MKKIQTKIPNHKKFKFFSIYFFIFLFLTDIAAQTSTISFKADKVTASVSENKKSTNLIGNAEVTVDSLIISADRIEIFGKDYRYVNATGSVKGEDADKGYSFKADLINFDRKTDTVTMFGKLELKDTKNDVSIASENIEYKKKQEIIIMRFNVKITNKDINCNSMFALYNRKESKVELTGSPVVKKGKDEFRAGKISVNLDTEDITLDGRVRGSVEQGKEKEEKQEEKPNV; encoded by the coding sequence ATGAAGAAAATTCAAACGAAAATTCCGAATCACAAGAAATTTAAGTTTTTTTCGATTTATTTTTTTATATTCCTTTTTTTAACCGATATTGCGGCTCAAACCTCAACGATCAGCTTTAAGGCTGATAAGGTAACCGCCTCAGTATCCGAAAATAAAAAATCTACCAATCTCATCGGAAATGCCGAAGTAACAGTCGACAGCCTAATCATATCGGCCGACCGCATCGAAATTTTCGGAAAAGACTATAGATATGTAAATGCTACCGGTTCCGTTAAGGGCGAAGATGCAGACAAGGGCTACAGCTTTAAGGCAGATTTAATCAATTTTGACAGAAAAACGGATACGGTTACAATGTTCGGAAAGCTCGAACTTAAGGACACAAAAAATGATGTCAGCATAGCTTCCGAAAATATTGAATACAAAAAAAAGCAAGAAATAATTATCATGCGTTTTAATGTAAAAATTACAAATAAAGATATAAACTGTAATTCAATGTTCGCTTTATACAATAGAAAAGAATCAAAGGTAGAGCTGACCGGCAGCCCTGTAGTAAAAAAGGGAAAGGATGAATTTAGGGCCGGAAAAATTTCCGTTAATTTAGATACTGAAGATATAACCCTTGACGGCCGCGTCAGAGGTTCTGTAGAGCAGGGAAAAGAAAAAGAAGAAAAACAAGAGGAAAAGCCCAATGTTTGA
- a CDS encoding protein-glutamate O-methyltransferase CheR: MSDFLTDQEFRMFSDLIYTASGITFSDTNRSILESRLKEKLRDKKLEKVSDYYAILIKDSEEQKSLLDSVTTNLTRFFRNQPHFDALEKYVIPELVKVKRAEGKNKIKIWSAGCSTGEEPYTLAMVMKKHLPIGFTAEITASDLSLKCLLVGKTGFYQAARVVGIPDDYLRMYFDKLNDGYQVKKDIMQMVNFDYHNLKHDSKHTDFDLVFCRNVLIYFDEPAQKDVIDRFWRAMSPKSFLFIGHSESLFGMETQFKFVKTDWACFYQKGL; this comes from the coding sequence ATGTCAGATTTTTTAACTGATCAAGAATTCCGTATGTTTAGCGATTTAATATATACCGCAAGCGGTATTACGTTTTCCGATACGAATAGGTCTATTTTGGAAAGCCGGTTAAAAGAAAAACTTAGGGACAAGAAACTCGAAAAAGTGTCGGATTATTATGCGATACTCATCAAGGATTCGGAAGAACAAAAGAGTCTTTTAGACTCTGTTACAACAAACCTTACTAGGTTTTTTAGAAATCAGCCTCACTTTGATGCTCTTGAGAAATATGTTATACCGGAGCTTGTAAAGGTAAAACGAGCTGAAGGAAAGAATAAAATTAAAATATGGAGTGCCGGATGCTCAACAGGGGAAGAGCCGTATACCCTGGCAATGGTTATGAAAAAGCATCTTCCGATAGGGTTTACAGCAGAAATTACTGCTTCGGACTTATCCTTAAAATGTCTTCTTGTAGGCAAGACCGGTTTTTATCAGGCGGCAAGAGTTGTAGGCATTCCTGATGATTATTTAAGAATGTATTTTGATAAACTAAATGACGGTTACCAGGTAAAAAAAGATATAATGCAGATGGTAAACTTTGATTATCATAACTTAAAACACGATTCAAAGCATACCGATTTTGATCTTGTATTTTGCCGAAATGTTTTAATCTATTTTGATGAACCTGCACAAAAAGATGTTATTGATAGGTTTTGGCGTGCTATGTCGCCTAAATCTTTTTTATTTATAGGTCATTCCGAATCTCTTTTTGGTATGGAAACTCAATTTAAGTTTGTAAAAACGGATTGGGCTTGTTTTTATCAAAAAGGGCTTTGA
- a CDS encoding chemotaxis response regulator protein-glutamate methylesterase yields MEDIRVLIVDDSALMRNIIGKIVDATPGLKIADKAMNGRFALQKLDRVAPDVIVLDLEMPEMNGIEFLRELKKQNIKIPVVILSSIAKEGAKVTMDCLELGASDFITKPSGSESANLNTVSETLSKMLLAYGRRHQIETGARGSAANSSLSEPFKSSLPKPTTAASAVEPQKEEKPKAQRDHGNIQIIAIGISTGGPNALRQVFASLDKDLPQPIVVVQHMPPGFTKEFASSLDKICPLEVKEAEDGDLIKPGRILIAPGGKHLVVEKRSLAAVAKVIDTPPQSGHKPSVDVLFESVAKEYQNHALGIIMTGMGKDGAQNITKLYSEGSRTIGQDEASSVVYGMPRVAWEMGGVMEQVSLDNMAATINRYGKEFA; encoded by the coding sequence ATGGAAGATATTCGTGTTTTAATAGTGGATGATTCTGCATTGATGAGGAACATTATAGGTAAGATTGTTGATGCCACTCCCGGACTAAAGATAGCAGATAAGGCAATGAACGGCCGTTTTGCCCTTCAAAAGCTTGACCGCGTTGCCCCCGATGTTATTGTTTTGGATCTGGAAATGCCTGAAATGAACGGTATTGAATTTTTAAGAGAACTTAAAAAGCAAAATATAAAGATTCCTGTAGTAATCTTGTCCAGTATTGCAAAAGAAGGTGCTAAGGTTACTATGGACTGTTTAGAGCTTGGAGCCAGCGACTTTATTACAAAGCCGTCCGGTTCCGAATCTGCTAATCTAAACACTGTTTCGGAAACTCTCTCAAAGATGCTGCTTGCCTACGGCCGCCGTCATCAAATTGAAACAGGTGCAAGAGGCAGTGCTGCAAACTCATCTTTGTCTGAGCCGTTTAAGAGCAGCCTTCCAAAGCCTACAACCGCAGCTTCAGCTGTTGAGCCTCAAAAAGAAGAAAAGCCTAAAGCCCAAAGAGATCACGGAAATATTCAGATTATTGCAATAGGTATTTCGACAGGCGGCCCCAATGCCTTGCGTCAGGTTTTTGCCTCACTCGATAAAGATCTTCCTCAGCCGATAGTTGTGGTACAGCACATGCCGCCCGGATTTACCAAGGAATTTGCTTCCAGCTTGGATAAAATCTGTCCGCTTGAAGTCAAAGAAGCCGAAGACGGAGACCTTATAAAGCCCGGCCGTATTCTTATCGCCCCAGGCGGAAAGCACCTTGTTGTAGAAAAACGCTCCCTTGCTGCCGTTGCAAAGGTTATAGATACACCGCCTCAAAGCGGACATAAACCCAGCGTTGATGTTCTGTTTGAATCTGTTGCAAAGGAATATCAAAACCATGCCCTCGGAATAATCATGACAGGTATGGGAAAGGACGGAGCTCAAAATATTACAAAACTTTACAGCGAAGGCTCCCGCACAATAGGACAAGATGAGGCTTCTTCTGTTGTATACGGTATGCCGCGAGTTGCATGGGAAATGGGCGGTGTCATGGAACAGGTAAGCCTTGATAACATGGCCGCAACTATAAACCGATACGGCAAAGAATTTGCTTAA
- a CDS encoding PTS transporter subunit IIC: MTNSFKNFLAKKNIEISAKRYFIDAMSAMAMGLFSSLLVGTILNSIGLKLNIPFLTQTVWPICRDMTGAAIGIAIAHSLKAHTFVLFSATIVGFAGNKLGGPVGAFIATIISTELGKAVSRETKIDLIVTPMVTIISGAVIASAVGPGMSSFMTWLGKIIMEATTLQPFWMGVTVSVLVGVVLTLPISSAAICMMLSLGGLAGGAATAGCAAQMIGFAAMSYRDNGLGGSFAVGIGTSMLHMPNIIKNPKIWIPPTLAAAILGPLATIVFKMENIPLGSGMGTCGLVGQIGTITAMEAIGRGGLDTYAAILLLHFIMPAALTLFFTFLLRKINWIKDGDLKLNL, from the coding sequence ATGACTAACTCTTTTAAAAACTTTTTAGCTAAAAAGAATATTGAAATATCGGCAAAGCGTTATTTTATTGATGCCATGAGTGCTATGGCCATGGGGCTTTTTTCTTCTCTATTGGTAGGCACGATTTTAAACAGCATAGGACTTAAGCTTAATATTCCGTTTTTAACCCAAACCGTCTGGCCTATTTGCCGCGATATGACGGGGGCAGCAATCGGTATAGCCATAGCCCATTCGCTAAAAGCCCATACCTTTGTGCTTTTTTCGGCAACGATAGTAGGTTTTGCAGGAAACAAGCTTGGCGGGCCTGTGGGAGCTTTTATAGCAACGATAATCAGTACCGAGCTTGGAAAGGCCGTTTCCCGAGAAACAAAGATTGACCTTATAGTTACGCCGATGGTAACAATTATTTCGGGAGCGGTTATTGCCTCTGCGGTGGGCCCCGGAATGTCCTCATTTATGACCTGGCTGGGAAAAATCATTATGGAAGCTACTACCTTACAGCCCTTTTGGATGGGGGTTACCGTTTCAGTTTTGGTCGGAGTTGTCCTTACTCTTCCTATAAGCAGTGCCGCAATCTGCATGATGCTTTCCCTTGGAGGGCTTGCGGGAGGAGCTGCAACCGCCGGCTGTGCGGCACAAATGATAGGCTTTGCAGCTATGAGTTATAGGGATAACGGGCTTGGAGGAAGTTTTGCTGTAGGCATAGGCACAAGTATGCTCCACATGCCCAATATAATCAAAAATCCTAAGATATGGATACCGCCAACCTTGGCAGCCGCTATTTTGGGGCCCTTGGCTACTATTGTTTTTAAGATGGAAAATATACCCCTCGGTTCAGGAATGGGAACCTGCGGCCTTGTCGGCCAAATAGGCACTATCACTGCAATGGAAGCTATAGGAAGGGGAGGCTTGGACACTTATGCAGCCATTCTTCTTTTACATTTTATCATGCCTGCGGCCTTAACTTTATTCTTTACCTTTCTTTTAAGAAAAATAAATTGGATTAAGGATGGAGATTTAAAGCTGAATCTTTAA
- a CDS encoding sodium-translocating pyrophosphatase — MSISLALYAVLGGGIAALAYALVRTLWIYKQKVSDQALKEIGGHIADGAMAFLRREYITLLPFIAIVAVFLAIGNKGALKFQSLSFLLGALASMSAGYIGMRVATQANSRTTQAAKDQGLNGALKVAFSGGSVMGMSVVGLAFIGLFIVLILSTSMLGTEENTLKDIILPLATAFSLGASSIALFSRVGGGIYTKAADVGADLVGKVEAGIPEDDPRNPATIADNVGDNVGDVAGMGADLFESFVGSLVGAMILGLIVNTPDSSLKLKMMLLPLLISVVGLVASLIGTFFVKAKPGSNPQKALNTGTFGAAIVATIFVFFLVKFIMGDATFNGTQGYLHVFASTVIGLAAGVLIGIITEFYTGTGKKPVKGIVDACETGAATTIISGLAVGMRSAFPVMILIGVSIFSSFTLAGLYGVGIAAVGMLVTLGIQLAVDAYGPIADNAGGLAEMANFPKDVRNITDSLDAVGNTTAAIGKGFAIGSAALTAIILFTSFKEQAGVASVDITNINVLVGVLLGGVFPFLFSALTMSAVGKAAHKMIEEVRRQFKQHPGILENTEKPDYKRCVDISTQAALKEMVIPGLAAIVTPILVGFAGGPAMLIGLLTGVTVSGVVLAVFMSNAGGAWDNAKKMIEGGIAGGKGSPSHKAAVVGDTVGDPFKDTSGPSINILIKLMSMVSLVIAPMLKLYWG; from the coding sequence ATGAGTATTTCACTCGCATTGTATGCCGTGCTCGGAGGCGGGATTGCAGCCCTAGCCTATGCACTTGTAAGAACCTTATGGATTTATAAACAAAAGGTTTCAGATCAGGCTTTAAAAGAAATTGGAGGCCATATAGCCGATGGGGCTATGGCTTTTTTAAGAAGAGAATATATAACTCTTCTACCTTTCATCGCCATAGTTGCCGTTTTCCTAGCCATAGGAAATAAGGGAGCTCTTAAGTTCCAATCTCTTTCATTCTTGCTTGGAGCTCTTGCTTCAATGTCAGCCGGATACATAGGTATGCGCGTTGCAACACAAGCAAACTCACGCACAACACAAGCCGCCAAGGATCAGGGTCTAAACGGAGCCTTAAAAGTAGCCTTTTCAGGCGGAAGCGTTATGGGAATGAGCGTTGTCGGTCTTGCATTTATAGGTCTTTTTATCGTTCTTATTCTCTCTACTTCAATGTTGGGAACTGAAGAAAATACCCTTAAAGATATTATTTTACCCTTAGCAACAGCTTTTTCATTAGGAGCTTCATCTATTGCCCTTTTCTCACGTGTAGGCGGCGGTATTTATACAAAGGCTGCCGACGTAGGAGCCGATCTTGTAGGAAAGGTTGAAGCAGGTATCCCCGAAGATGACCCCCGAAATCCTGCTACCATTGCTGATAATGTAGGAGACAATGTAGGTGACGTTGCAGGTATGGGTGCAGACCTCTTTGAGTCCTTTGTAGGCTCATTGGTAGGTGCTATGATTCTGGGTCTAATCGTAAACACGCCGGATTCTTCTTTAAAATTGAAGATGATGCTTCTGCCCCTGCTTATTTCGGTTGTGGGTCTTGTAGCATCCTTAATCGGAACATTCTTTGTAAAGGCAAAACCGGGTTCAAACCCTCAAAAAGCTCTCAACACAGGAACATTCGGTGCCGCAATCGTTGCAACCATCTTTGTTTTCTTCCTAGTCAAATTCATAATGGGTGATGCAACATTTAACGGAACCCAAGGCTATTTACATGTCTTTGCTTCTACGGTAATTGGTCTTGCAGCCGGTGTTCTAATAGGTATTATCACGGAATTCTACACAGGTACAGGAAAAAAACCCGTTAAAGGAATCGTAGATGCTTGCGAAACAGGGGCAGCTACCACAATTATTTCAGGTTTAGCAGTAGGTATGAGAAGTGCCTTCCCCGTTATGATTTTAATCGGAGTTTCAATCTTTTCAAGCTTTACGCTCGCAGGCCTTTACGGTGTAGGTATAGCTGCCGTAGGTATGTTGGTAACATTAGGAATCCAGCTTGCAGTTGATGCTTACGGCCCCATCGCCGACAATGCAGGCGGTCTTGCCGAAATGGCAAACTTCCCCAAGGATGTACGCAATATAACAGACAGCCTTGATGCTGTAGGAAACACCACAGCCGCTATCGGAAAGGGCTTTGCCATCGGATCAGCAGCCTTAACAGCAATCATCCTCTTTACTTCATTTAAAGAGCAAGCCGGTGTTGCAAGTGTAGATATTACAAACATTAACGTTCTTGTAGGCGTTCTCTTGGGAGGTGTTTTCCCCTTCTTGTTCTCAGCCTTGACAATGTCGGCAGTAGGAAAGGCCGCTCATAAGATGATTGAAGAAGTACGCCGCCAGTTTAAGCAGCACCCCGGCATCTTGGAAAATACCGAAAAACCTGATTACAAGAGATGCGTAGACATCAGTACTCAGGCCGCCTTAAAAGAAATGGTTATCCCCGGCCTTGCCGCAATCGTTACACCCATTCTTGTAGGTTTTGCAGGAGGCCCCGCTATGTTAATCGGTCTTTTGACAGGTGTAACAGTATCCGGCGTTGTATTGGCAGTCTTTATGTCCAATGCAGGCGGTGCATGGGATAATGCAAAGAAGATGATTGAAGGCGGAATCGCAGGCGGAAAGGGTTCTCCCTCACACAAGGCCGCTGTTGTAGGCGACACTGTAGGCGATCCCTTCAAAGATACTTCCGGCCCCTCCATCAATATATTGATTAAGCTTATGTCAATGGTTTCATTGGTTATAGCCCCGATGTTAAAACTATACTGGGGATAA
- a CDS encoding response regulator transcription factor encodes MKQLIKILIVEDDSTIALGLKKNLEQWSFDVRCAKNFNNILEEFEDYAPSLVIMDIGLPAFNGYHWCSEIRNKSQVPIIFLSSRNDKMDIVMAMQMGGDDYIEKPFDIDVTVAKIQAVIRRTYQFTASMNEVNFAGTVLNLSTLILAYNKKTVLLTANEIKILKCLYLAQGEFVSREKIMDVLWQNNQFVDDNTLSVNITRLRKKLEGIGLFNFIENKKGLGYKLNENHGSR; translated from the coding sequence ATGAAACAGCTTATAAAAATTTTAATTGTAGAAGATGACTCAACAATAGCTTTAGGTTTAAAAAAGAATTTGGAACAGTGGAGCTTCGATGTGCGCTGTGCAAAAAATTTCAATAATATTTTGGAAGAATTTGAAGACTATGCTCCCTCCCTCGTCATAATGGATATAGGGCTTCCCGCCTTTAACGGTTATCACTGGTGTTCCGAAATCAGAAATAAGTCGCAGGTTCCCATTATCTTTTTATCTTCCCGCAACGATAAAATGGATATTGTGATGGCTATGCAAATGGGCGGCGATGATTATATCGAAAAGCCTTTTGACATAGATGTAACCGTTGCAAAGATTCAGGCCGTTATCAGGCGGACATATCAATTTACCGCTTCAATGAATGAAGTTAACTTTGCAGGAACCGTTTTAAATTTGAGCACCCTCATTCTTGCATACAACAAAAAAACCGTCTTATTGACTGCAAACGAAATCAAAATTTTAAAATGCCTTTACTTGGCACAAGGCGAATTTGTTTCACGCGAAAAAATTATGGATGTACTTTGGCAAAACAATCAGTTTGTAGATGATAATACCCTCTCGGTAAATATTACCCGTCTACGCAAAAAACTGGAGGGTATCGGACTTTTTAATTTTATCGAAAACAAAAAAGGTTTAGGATATAAGCTAAATGAAAATCACGGAAGCCGGTAA
- a CDS encoding HAMP domain-containing sensor histidine kinase, producing the protein MKITEAGKLKINIIIKSFFKDNFLFIFTPSLLILVQVFILYLSNAEKGLASYISSLSISILIIFLILKFIFYYRKNTDYFDLLENCEINSGEISLNDEDFYSMQNLSLSQIIALSKIKKILLEREGAIYENRKMLIDQNDYFSLWIHQIKTPITSINILLQNMNSSKDEIFEIKKALLNIDNYTQMALHYLKLQRPDRDLDFSNFNLNDVLQNIFRKYRSIFIYKNIELNYKPCDLNIISDPVLFELMIEQIVSNSLKYCGIEGKQGILSIYIENRNPSVLVIEDNGIGISPSDLPKIFDKGYSGLNGRLSEKATGLGLYLAREIAERLNCELSIDSLQGEWTKARIKLGG; encoded by the coding sequence ATGAAAATCACGGAAGCCGGTAAATTAAAAATAAACATAATTATAAAAAGTTTTTTTAAAGACAATTTTCTCTTTATATTTACCCCCTCTCTTTTAATCCTTGTGCAAGTGTTCATCCTATATTTAAGCAATGCCGAAAAAGGGCTCGCATCTTATATAAGTTCATTAAGTATTTCTATTTTAATTATTTTTTTAATATTAAAATTTATTTTTTATTACCGTAAAAATACGGATTATTTTGATCTTTTAGAAAACTGTGAAATAAACTCAGGAGAAATATCTTTAAATGATGAAGACTTCTATTCAATGCAAAACTTATCTTTATCGCAGATTATTGCACTAAGCAAAATAAAAAAAATACTTTTAGAAAGAGAAGGTGCCATTTACGAAAACAGAAAAATGCTCATCGATCAAAACGATTATTTTTCTCTTTGGATTCATCAGATAAAAACGCCTATTACTTCCATAAATATTTTATTGCAAAATATGAACTCTTCAAAAGATGAAATCTTTGAAATTAAAAAAGCTCTTTTAAACATAGATAATTATACTCAGATGGCCCTGCATTATTTAAAACTTCAAAGACCTGACAGAGATTTGGATTTTTCTAATTTCAATCTAAATGATGTTCTTCAAAACATCTTCCGCAAATATAGAAGCATTTTTATTTATAAAAATATAGAGCTTAATTATAAGCCTTGCGATTTGAATATTATAAGCGATCCGGTTCTTTTTGAACTGATGATTGAGCAGATAGTTTCCAACAGCTTAAAGTACTGCGGAATAGAAGGCAAACAAGGAATTTTAAGCATCTATATTGAAAATCGAAATCCTTCGGTTCTTGTAATTGAGGACAACGGAATCGGAATAAGCCCTTCCGACCTCCCTAAAATTTTCGATAAGGGGTATTCCGGTTTAAACGGCCGTCTCAGCGAAAAGGCTACAGGCCTCGGCCTTTACCTTGCACGGGAAATAGCCGAAAGACTAAACTGTGAACTTAGCATAGATTCTCTTCAAGGTGAATGGACTAAGGCAAGAATTAAACTTGGAGGATAA
- a CDS encoding ABC transporter ATP-binding protein: protein METLLDVKNIQKIYKARFSKQGTVALRDVSFSVKKNEFTAIMGESGSGKTTLLNLLATLDKPSSGEIFLQGEPVSKIKGKDIAAFRRNKLGFVFQDYNLLDQFSVKDNILLPLVLSNYPIDEMNRRLLPIAEKLGISDLLEKYPYEISGGQCQRAAAARAFITRPELILADEPTGALDSKSSDMLLETFTQMNEEGQTIIMVTHSARAASYAKRVLFLRDGNIYYEIYKGDMGQAVFRERINEGLFMMNRSSI, encoded by the coding sequence ATGGAAACATTACTTGACGTTAAAAATATTCAAAAAATTTATAAAGCCAGATTTTCAAAACAGGGAACGGTTGCCTTGCGCGATGTAAGTTTTTCGGTAAAGAAAAATGAATTTACGGCTATCATGGGTGAATCGGGGTCAGGAAAAACGACCTTGCTCAATTTGCTTGCGACCTTGGATAAGCCTTCTTCCGGCGAAATATTTTTGCAAGGTGAGCCAGTATCCAAGATAAAGGGGAAAGATATTGCAGCCTTTAGGCGGAATAAATTGGGCTTTGTATTTCAAGATTATAATCTCTTGGATCAGTTTTCAGTAAAGGATAATATCTTACTTCCTCTTGTACTTTCAAATTATCCGATTGATGAAATGAATAGAAGGCTTCTTCCCATCGCAGAAAAGCTTGGGATTTCAGACCTTCTCGAAAAGTATCCTTATGAGATTTCGGGCGGTCAGTGCCAAAGAGCGGCTGCTGCACGAGCCTTTATTACAAGGCCTGAGCTCATCTTGGCAGATGAACCTACAGGTGCCCTTGATTCAAAATCTTCCGATATGCTTTTGGAAACCTTTACTCAAATGAATGAAGAAGGACAGACCATCATAATGGTAACCCACAGTGCACGGGCTGCAAGCTATGCAAAGCGCGTTTTATTTTTGCGTGACGGAAATATCTATTACGAAATATACAAAGGCGATATGGGGCAGGCCGTTTTTAGGGAAAGGATCAATGAAGGTCTTTTTATGATGAACCGCAGCAGCATTTAG